The nucleotide window CCCTGTGCCGCCCGCATCAATTCAAAAAATATCATTTCAACACAAGTCACCCGGCAGCCTGACTGAACAAGCCTTTGAATACCAACTTCCTTATTTTCTTTGATTCTGGAAGAAACGCAATCCGAAACGACCTGAACCTCGCAACCTTGATTAATCAAGTCGTATCCTGTCTGAAAAACGCAGATATGAGTTTCAATTCCGGTCAAAAGCACTTGATTTCTTCCGGCTTTTTTGAACTTTTCCATAAATTGCGGTTCCCCACAACAAGAGAATGAGAATTTCTCAATGGGTGTCTCGCCCACCATACATTTTGAAACCGCTTCAGCTGTCGGACCTAAATTCTTTGGGATCTGTTCCATCCAGATAACCGGCACTCCAAGAATTTTCATGCCCTGAATCATAACCTCAAGTGATTTAAACAATTTTTCTTTTTCATGCATTAGCTGAGACAGCTGACCCTGAACATCAATCAACAACATAATGGTGTTATCAATGGTAAACATTATCATCCTCCTTTAGCTATCCATCATTATAAAACACAATTTGTAATCCATGCCGTTTTTTGTTAACCTGATTACAGTAAACAAACAATTCAATCGAATTTAATTGAGGCATTATTTTTAATAAAAATTAATACCCCCTTCAAAAATAAGGGAATTTATTGAGCATTTTGTTCTAAATACTTTTTTAGCACAATTATTGCAATCAACTCTTTAAAAGAATATTTTAAAAAATATTTTTTCAGGAGTCAATTCAATGGTGACATCAATTCAAAGTAACATATCAGCCTTACAGGCATTTTCCAAGCAAATGGCGGTCAGTGCCAATAATGTTGCAAATACCCTTTCCGATGATTTCAAAAAAAGCCGGGCAATAAACACTGAAGGAGAAAACGACCAGGTTAAAACAATCATCACAAAAATAGATACCCCGGGTCCGCTTGTGGTAGATCATTTAAGCGATACCGGAAAATTAAAAGAACTGTCCAACACCGACATAGCAGAAGAACTGTCCAACCAGATAATTATCAAACAAGAATTTGCAGCAAATACAAAAGTTATTCAAACAAACGAAAAAACCACTGGAACTCTTCTCGACCTGATAGGATAATCTTATGATCATAAAAAAATCAAATATCTTACAATATCAACCTTAAACTTGATACAGGCAGTTTACACCCATTAATCAGAGTAACCCAAAGAGGACAGATTTATCTAACAGCTGCCGAGTAATTTTCCGGCATCAGCCATGTTAAGATCGAACCATCATAGACTAAGGATGCAACCAAAAAACCGAAAATCATCTTTATCGACAGTTAACCTGACGCCTTTCTTCATTTAGATGTACTTAAAGCATAATTTATGCCATACTATGGAAAATTTAAATTATAGGCTGTTAAAACGTAAAAATTGAAAGAATATTCAGGATATTATATGTCATTTGATGAACTTGGCCTTCGGGTCGAATTGCTTAAAGCCTCAAAATCCAAGGGTTATACCGCCCCCACACCCATTCAGACCCGGGCCATTCCGGCGATTCTCAACGGACGGGACATTCTTGCACGCGCTCAGACAGGAACGGGAAAAACAGACGCATTTGCCCTCCCACTGATTGAAATCCTGAGCCGTAAAAAAGTCAAACGGCGATACCCAAGGGCCCTTGTCCTGACACCAACCAGAGAGCTTGCACTACAGGTGGGAGAAAGCATCAAGGCCTATGCCAGACGAGTATCCATTCGATGCACCGTGGTTTACGGCGGGGTTAACATAACGCCACAGATTGATCGACTGAAGCGCGGCATTGATATCCTTGTGGCCACACCAGGACGTCTTCTGGATCTTGCCAGCCACAGAGACCTGGATCTTTCCAGAATAGAATTTCTGGTGTTTGACGAGGCCGACAGAATGCTGGATCTTGGATTCAGTGAAGAGATTTCCGAAATCCTTGAGTTTGTTCCGACTGAACGCAGGACCATGCTGTTTTCAGCCACCTATACACAACAGATCCGAAATCTTGCCCAAATAATGCTTCAGGAACCAGACTATATAGAGGTGACACCCAGCAATACCGCAGCAGAATCAATTGTTCAGAAGGTTCACCTGGTGGACAAACCCAATAAACGCGCACTGCTCATACATCTGATCACCACTGGACACTGGACCCAAATACTGGTCTTTGTCCGCACAAAACACGGGGCAAACAAACTCACGGAGAAACTTGTCGCAAAAGGGATCAGTGCTGCTGCCCTGCACGGCAACAAGAGCCAGTCTTTCAGGACACGCACCCTCAAAGAATTCAAAAACGGTGTAATCCGCACCCTCGTGGCAACGGATGTGGCTGCAAGAGGTCTTGACATCAGCAATCTACCCTATGTTGTCAATTACGATATACCGAGTGTACCAGAGGATTATATTCACCGCATCGGACGCACCGGTCGCGCAGGCGTAAGCGGTATTGCTGTCTCACTGGTCAGTCCTGATGAGAGACCTCATCTTAAAGCTATTGAAAAACTGCTGAAGCAAAAGATCCCAAAGGAACCGATTGACCACTACACCATGGATGGCACAGTTCCGGATTTTGTCCTATTGCGCCCCAACAACCCGTCCAGCGAAAAAAAGGCAGACAAACAAATAAAAGAGATTGTCAACAAAAGAAAAGCCTCAAAACAGCGTTCTCAAACACCTGCCGGGAAAGCAAGATCAAAATCCCGATCCGGCAGAAAAAAACACATCACAAAAAAAAGCGGTTTCTAAGACTTTGTATTAACCCAACCATGAACCATAAAGTTGTGGATTACTGTTCTGCAAAGCTGAAGAACCGATTGTTGATCACTTTAGTGCCTGGGAAATAAATAAGGGCACCATATTATGCCCAATGGCACTTGATGGGATTCAAATAGTGTAACTGTTTCTTAACTTCTCAAGCGGAGGCAGCTCAAATATGAATTCCATGACAAGGTTGAGGTCAACAAATTTATAATTTAGTTCCTTCTGAACCAGGTCAAATACTGATTCCGACTTAAAAACGTATTTTTTTGGAACATCAACTTCAAAATCCGATTTTTCAAGATAAAATTTCAGATCTTCCCGTTTGGCAAAACGCCTGAGTGCAGCAAGGCTGATGAATCAGCCCAGTTCCTTTTCAAGCCAGTAGTGGTAATTTTTAATGCTGATTATAAGGGATTTGGGTAACCAGCTCTATTGCCCTGATCAACGACAAATATTTTTTTCCTTCAACGACAATTAAAATTCCCGTTTCTCATTCCTTTATAACCTGCTGATTTTATATTTTTTTTCATTATTGACTTGATATTTTTTGTAACATTGATAATATCCCTCACGCCGGTCTGGAGGATAGGGCAACTGCTGGGAAGCAACCCGAGCGCCGTGACTGGTGACGAAGACATGGGGGGCAGTATGCTGTCCAATGTATTCTGCCCTTCCCCCCATGTTTTTGTCCTTCATGCGTTAAATCCCCGCGCCTTAGCGCGGAACAAATACCCCGTAGGGCCGCCGGAGGCATATTGTTTTTCTTCATTTTTCTGCTTGATACTTGAAACCCGCTTTAATCAATATATCCTCCAAAATTATCCCAACCTCACCTCTTTTTTTGAGCTCATCAAGCATCCACCGCTGGATGCGGGCATTCACATGAACACGCTTTAGATGTGACGGCAATTTCGGTTTTGGTTTTCCTCTATATCCTCCACGCATACCATCTCCTTTTTAAATAAAAAAACCCGAAAGCCTTGCCATTCAAAGATTATAGATAACCGTACAACGCTTTACAAAAAAAATATGTGATTTTCGCATAAAAAAATGGCCGTTTATTATTCATCTGTTTTTAAACAGGATTATTATAAAAACCGGTTCTGCCATGTGTTAGGCCATGTCGTGATAATATACGCCCAATAGTTCTCACAGAAGGTATTGGCTGGATATTCTCATTCTCCATTTCCTCCCTTATAACCCTGGCGCCACAGTGCAGGCCTCTATTGTATAAATGCAGCCGTATCATTTTGACAATTTCTACGAGTTCTTCCCTGGTATATGCTGTTTCCATATCGTGTTCGAACATTATCTTGCCTCCTTTTTGGCCTGCTCCATGCGATAGCTCTCAACATTCAATTCAAAGATAATGCTGTGATGAACAAGCCTGTCGATAGCCGCAGCCGTCGTCATCGGATCTTTAAAAATCTGTTCCCACTTGGAAAAGGGAAGATTGCTGGTGATCATCAGACTGCCTTGCTCATACCGGTCTGCCAGGAAGGTGAACAGCACCTCCATCTCTTCCCGGCTTTGCTGGACATATCCGATATCATCGATAATCACGGCATCAAACCTGGAGAGGCTTTTGAGCTTTTTTGTCAACTCAAGCTCCCTTTTGGCGATCAGCAGCTCCTGAACAAGCTGGCTGCATGAGATGAAAAGGACCTGCTTTCCTTTTGCAATCAATTCATGGCCAATGGCACACAACAGATGGGTTTTCCCGCTTCCCGGATTCCCAAAGGCCAAAATATTTTCAGATCGGCTTAAAAAAGAGCCGTCGATCAGTACATTCAAATGATTAGCGACCTTTATGGGAAGGCGTTTTTTATCAAAATTTTCAAAGGTCTTTGACGGTGGCAGCTTGGATGCCCTCAGGTTCCGTGCTATCCGGTTTTGCCACCGCACTTCACATTCAAGATTCAGCAGCTGTAAAAGATACTGTTCATACCCCCATGACTCCGCCCGGGCCTGATCTGCCATTTCTTCATAGCTGCGGCGCATGGTCGGCATGTGGAGACTCTTGAGATGGTTCATGATCTGGTCATGATCACTCATCATGCTGCCACCTCCTTGAGAAGTTTGTCATAAAGGGTTAAATCAACTGCCGGAATATGGATATCATCTGGTCCGGCAACAGGGGCATTGGATTCCATAAGGCGCTGAACCGCATCTTTGCTGATTTCATGGCTTTCGTTTATTAAAACCGTCAGAGCACTGTCTACAGCCACTTCACTGTCTTTTGCGGCAAGGTATAGAATCTTCAAATATCTTGAGGCAGCGCTTTGAACAGTATAGCGTTCTTTTAAATAGTCATAGGCAATCCGGAAACGGCTGGTGGGAAACATGGCATCACGATAGCGGTAGTTTTCAAACGCCCTCGGCTTTTTGACCAGGCTGTCAATGATATGCCGGTAATTGATTTTGTGCTTCCCCTCACCCCGTAACCGTGGCAAGGTGTCGATCTTTTTCTGTCCGTACCAGATTTCCAGACATTCCATGTAAAGACGAACCTGTATTTTTTCTCCTATGAGCCTGCTGTTCACTGAGTAGACATTGTGATTGACTCGTATGGTACTGCTGGGACCGACTTTTAAATCCAGTTTTTTACATGAGTCGATCCGGCGTTTGGGGAGCCGATGCAGGAGTTCCACTTCTTCTGCAAGGCGGCCTTTTCGGCCGGCATTCAGTTGCCCAAACAACCTGGACAGAAAACTCTCATACTCTTCCCGGTCTTTAAAATCCCGGTGACCTCTCAATAACAGGGCTTGTTCAACGGCTTTTTTGAACCGGTAATTGCGCTGCTCCACATCACCATTTTCATTGGGGCTGGACGGGTTCGTTTTAGAAGGAGTCAGACCGTAATGGTCGACAAGATCCTGATATCTGCGGGTGAACTCTTCCGGGTGGGTCTCCTTGTTGACAGCGGCAGCCAAGCGATCTGTGCGGTGATGATACGGTACACCGCCCAATTCCCATAAAGCATTTTGCAGGCCCTGGCTCAGGCTTTCAAAACTCTCGGAGAAACATATGGTACCGGTTTCCCAGTTGGAATAGGTTAAAACAAAATGATAAATCATGTGATCAAAAGGAACGCCGGATATGGTGATGCCCAGCTCATCCATATGGGTGAAGTCAGACTGGCATAATTCGCCCGGCTTATGAATTTGAGCGAAGAAAATTTCTTTACCCGGTCCTTCTGTTGCCCTCCAATGTTTTATCCTCCGTTGCAAGGTCCTCAACTGCCCATCGGCAAATCGGCTTGGCTGGTTTCTTTGAAGATCCTCAAAAATGGTTTTGGCTTCCAACCCCGGATTTATTGATAACATTCCTTTGATACCATCCCATACGTCTTCAAACGGGTCCTTACGTGTTCTCCAGTTATGCTCCTGTTTAAGTTCGCTTGGCAATTTGCCCATTTTACGGTACTTTCGAGCCGTTTTTTCATCCATACCTGCTTTCATTGCTGCTATCCCGAAATTTTTTTCAGTTTGAATCAACTTGAATAACCTCCTCACTTGCTGGTCCGTTACCATCCAAATCTCTCCTTTCATAAGATTTGGCGGCTTTTACCATTTTTTTGATTTATATTTCAGGAATTTTAATTGTCGTTCGGCGGGTATTATATATGACGCTGATCATTGCCCCCCAATGAACCCGATATTAAATGCGGCAACAACTTCGGTTAAAGTGCCTTTGTTTCCTATGGGTCATTCTGGATAGCCCTGGGAATAATTTTCATGATGAATTATTTTAAAATTTATCATTCCAGCACGACGGATGTAGGATGGTTCCTGGTCGTCTGGACCCTTTACACCTTCATCATGTGGTTTACCGGAATGACCAAAGTCGCAGGTTATGAACTGATGCTGTGTGCCATCTCAGCCTGGTACATGATGGCACATGTCATCTTTGCCCAGTTTTTCGGAAAAGATCAGTTATATCTACAGAGTTCCCAATCAGGATCTTTTCGTAGGAGCAGGTGTCTATGTAAGTGGCATGATGTACTAACCCTCGGGAAACTGTTGTGTAATTAAAAATATCAAACAAGGGAGTGCAAAGCTTAATTTGCACTCCTTTGTTATTTAATAGTGCTTCTAATAAAAACAATTATCGAGAATCGGTCTATTAAATGTTTAGGCTTTTAAGATAACTACCCCCTGCTTGTAACCCAATCCCCCGTTGCCGTGAACGGCCCCATACTGGAAAGGTCCATTTTGAAGCTCCCTGTACATTTGGACTAGGGCATTTAAAGACGGGTTGTTCCATGGCGCTTTGCAAAGGTTCATTCCTCCGGTTACTGTGATTTCGTATTGATTGAGAAGGGCGGGTATATGCTTGTATGAATCGGCAATACCTGTTTTTAAAAGAAAGGCCAGCGGAACCACCGGGTAGCAGGTATAAATTTCAAGCAGTGCGTTTTTATTAAGAAATTCAGCTCCAATATCAACCCCGGCAGCTTTACAGGCGCTCTCATAGGCTTGAACAAGGTGGGCATACTCTGCAATTTTGTGTATGTTTTCCGGCCCATCTTCAGTTGAGGATATTCCCGTTCCTGCTATTTCAATCAAATCCCTCTCCTCAATTCCGCATGCAAAGGCCGTTTTTTTGTTGCAGACAATCAGTTTGCCTTTAAAGTCAATCATAGGATTGGCGCAATCTACCCCCCGAAAAAGATCTGTTATGTACTCAAACCATTTCGCATCCGGGTTGCAGTCACTGTTTTTTCTTGAATAAGTTCTTCTATAATTTTCAAAAAGCTCTCCTGCTATCTGTTTGAAATCATCTTTCGAGGTCTGGTGGGCCTGAATGAATGTTTCTGCCAGTCTGTTATAAAGGTCCACAATGGAAAGACCGTCACCGTAGATCGCCATCATTTTTTGCCTGGTCTCTCTGGGATATGAGGATCGCAAATTGTCTTCCCCTGAAATAACAACGACTTGAGCCGTTTTGTCGATAATCTGCTCAGCGGCTTCATGAACAGCTTCCACCGGGGCGCAACCGCTTCTAAAATGATTTTTCAAAGGTTTAGAATGCCATCCTGCCTTTAAGGGATCAATATAAAAATGAGTTGCAGGTATGTTGTTTTCTTTAAAAGAAAGTTCAATTGATTCATAGTTATCAAACGAACCGTTGCCGTCAATTGAACTCTCAGCCGCTATGATATATGCTTTTTCCATTTCCAGGGGGAATCCCCCCTTTCTCCTTTTTATTAAAATTTCAGCACAATCTGTTTGTCAAATCCTTCCAAGGAAGGGGGGAACAGGTTACTTTAAATTCAACGGAACTTTTCAGCCACAAACTTTTTTTAAGATCAAATAAAGACTTGATTATTGATACCATATTCCTGGCGCTTCCCAAGCTATAAAAACATCAT belongs to Desulfobacula toluolica Tol2 and includes:
- a CDS encoding acetate uptake transporter family protein, with the protein product MMNYFKIYHSSTTDVGWFLVVWTLYTFIMWFTGMTKVAGYELMLCAISAWYMMAHVIFAQFFGKDQLYLQSSQSGSFRRSRCLCKWHDVLTLGKLLCN
- a CDS encoding DEAD/DEAH box helicase; translated protein: MSFDELGLRVELLKASKSKGYTAPTPIQTRAIPAILNGRDILARAQTGTGKTDAFALPLIEILSRKKVKRRYPRALVLTPTRELALQVGESIKAYARRVSIRCTVVYGGVNITPQIDRLKRGIDILVATPGRLLDLASHRDLDLSRIEFLVFDEADRMLDLGFSEEISEILEFVPTERRTMLFSATYTQQIRNLAQIMLQEPDYIEVTPSNTAAESIVQKVHLVDKPNKRALLIHLITTGHWTQILVFVRTKHGANKLTEKLVAKGISAAALHGNKSQSFRTRTLKEFKNGVIRTLVATDVAARGLDISNLPYVVNYDIPSVPEDYIHRIGRTGRAGVSGIAVSLVSPDERPHLKAIEKLLKQKIPKEPIDHYTMDGTVPDFVLLRPNNPSSEKKADKQIKEIVNKRKASKQRSQTPAGKARSKSRSGRKKHITKKSGF
- a CDS encoding flagellar basal body rod C-terminal domain-containing protein, with amino-acid sequence MVTSIQSNISALQAFSKQMAVSANNVANTLSDDFKKSRAINTEGENDQVKTIITKIDTPGPLVVDHLSDTGKLKELSNTDIAEELSNQIIIKQEFAANTKVIQTNEKTTGTLLDLIG
- a CDS encoding isochorismatase family protein; amino-acid sequence: MFTIDNTIMLLIDVQGQLSQLMHEKEKLFKSLEVMIQGMKILGVPVIWMEQIPKNLGPTAEAVSKCMVGETPIEKFSFSCCGEPQFMEKFKKAGRNQVLLTGIETHICVFQTGYDLINQGCEVQVVSDCVSSRIKENKEVGIQRLVQSGCRVTCVEMIFFELMRAAQGDQFKQIVKLIK
- the istB gene encoding IS21-like element helper ATPase IstB, which encodes MMSDHDQIMNHLKSLHMPTMRRSYEEMADQARAESWGYEQYLLQLLNLECEVRWQNRIARNLRASKLPPSKTFENFDKKRLPIKVANHLNVLIDGSFLSRSENILAFGNPGSGKTHLLCAIGHELIAKGKQVLFISCSQLVQELLIAKRELELTKKLKSLSRFDAVIIDDIGYVQQSREEMEVLFTFLADRYEQGSLMITSNLPFSKWEQIFKDPMTTAAAIDRLVHHSIIFELNVESYRMEQAKKEAR
- the istA gene encoding IS21 family transposase, which codes for MQTEKNFGIAAMKAGMDEKTARKYRKMGKLPSELKQEHNWRTRKDPFEDVWDGIKGMLSINPGLEAKTIFEDLQRNQPSRFADGQLRTLQRRIKHWRATEGPGKEIFFAQIHKPGELCQSDFTHMDELGITISGVPFDHMIYHFVLTYSNWETGTICFSESFESLSQGLQNALWELGGVPYHHRTDRLAAAVNKETHPEEFTRRYQDLVDHYGLTPSKTNPSSPNENGDVEQRNYRFKKAVEQALLLRGHRDFKDREEYESFLSRLFGQLNAGRKGRLAEEVELLHRLPKRRIDSCKKLDLKVGPSSTIRVNHNVYSVNSRLIGEKIQVRLYMECLEIWYGQKKIDTLPRLRGEGKHKINYRHIIDSLVKKPRAFENYRYRDAMFPTSRFRIAYDYLKERYTVQSAASRYLKILYLAAKDSEVAVDSALTVLINESHEISKDAVQRLMESNAPVAGPDDIHIPAVDLTLYDKLLKEVAA